From one Trifolium pratense cultivar HEN17-A07 linkage group LG1, ARS_RC_1.1, whole genome shotgun sequence genomic stretch:
- the LOC123888733 gene encoding uncharacterized protein LOC123888733, producing the protein MPKELVISTLTPAPPEIPFINHMPKFMHPFIEDIIDVEGDGYCGYRVVALHQKGNQQDYELIRLNMERELRLHKESYVELFDTERYKYVTDALFPPPRRSKHAIATKDKWFTFPDMGYVVATHFQRVVVQLSNMERCGASRTCFPLRGKPPSDTSDLDSKIICIGALADHFVLVRLKVGCPIPPTAHQWKNSCSEEAAEWEPMFLDRMQKFGELLTIERAGDDLVTIGKGSKDDPLEL; encoded by the coding sequence ATGCCTAAAGAACTCGTCATCAGTACTTTGACTCCAGCACCTCCTGAAATTCCTTTTATCAACCATATGCCGAAGTTCATGCACCCATTTATTGAAGATATTATTGACGTTGAAGGTGACGGTTATTGTGGATACCGTGTGGTAGCTTTGCACCAAAAAGGAAATCAACAAGATTATGAGTTGATCAGACTGAACATGGAGAGGGAGCTGAGATTGCATAAGGAATCATATGTGGAGTTGTTCGATACTGAGCGTTACAAGTATGTCACGGATGCACTTTTCCCACCACCGAGAAGGAGTAAACATGCTATTGCAACCAAGGACAAATGGTTTACTTTTCCGGATATGGGTTACGTTGTGGCTACTCATTTTCAGAGGGTTGTTGTTCAACTATCAAATATGGAAAGGTGTGGAGCATCTAGAACTTGTTTCCCATTGCGTGGCAAACCTCCATCAGACACGTCAGACTTGGATTCCAAGATTATTTGCATCGGCGCGCTCGCTGACCACTTTGTGTTAGTGCGATTGAAAGTAGGATGTCCGATACCTCCAACGGCTCATCAGTGGAAAAACTCTTGTTCCGAAGAAGCTGCAGAATGGGAGCCCATGTTTTTGGATAGAATGCAAAAGTTTGGTGAGCTGTTGACCATTGAAAGAGCAGGCGATGACTTAGTCACGATTGGAAAGGGTAGCAAAGACGATCCGTTGGAATTGTAG